A section of the Amycolatopsis sp. AA4 genome encodes:
- a CDS encoding response regulator transcription factor: MRVVIAEDSVLLRAGVQSLLADVGIETAAAVDNGDDLLVAIRDHRPDLVIADVRMPPTFTDEGLRAALAARKEIPGLPVLVVSQYVEGSYAVDLIAEGTSGVGYLLKERVADVADFLEAVRRVADGGSAIDPDVVAQMLSRSRDPLEALTARETEVLAQMAQGLSNTAIAKAFVVTQGAVENHISNIFAKLGLEASRDQNRRIRAVLTYLDSTAVHA; encoded by the coding sequence ATGCGCGTCGTGATCGCCGAAGACTCGGTGCTGTTGCGGGCCGGAGTGCAAAGCCTGCTCGCGGACGTCGGCATCGAAACCGCCGCCGCCGTCGACAACGGCGACGACCTGCTGGTGGCCATCCGAGACCACAGACCGGATCTGGTCATCGCCGACGTCCGCATGCCCCCGACCTTCACCGACGAGGGTTTGCGCGCGGCTTTGGCCGCCCGTAAGGAAATCCCCGGCCTGCCGGTCCTGGTGGTGTCGCAATACGTCGAAGGAAGCTACGCGGTAGACCTGATCGCGGAAGGCACCTCCGGCGTCGGCTACCTGCTGAAGGAACGAGTCGCCGACGTCGCGGACTTCCTGGAAGCAGTCCGCCGCGTCGCCGACGGCGGATCAGCCATCGACCCGGACGTGGTCGCCCAGATGCTGTCCCGCAGCCGGGATCCGCTGGAAGCCTTGACCGCGCGCGAGACGGAGGTGCTGGCGCAGATGGCGCAGGGGCTGTCGAACACCGCCATCGCCAAGGCTTTCGTGGTAACCCAGGGGGCCGTGGAAAACCACATCAGCAACATCTTCGCCAAGCTCGGGTTGGAAGCCAGCCGGGACCAGAATCGCCGGATCCGCGCTGTACTGACCTATTTGGACAGTACCGCCGTGCACGCCTGA
- a CDS encoding acyl-CoA carboxylase epsilon subunit translates to MVRGNPDDVEVAALLVALAVIGHKARDGRGGIAVPSPRQPSARFVPATSWRAR, encoded by the coding sequence GTGGTGCGCGGTAACCCGGATGACGTTGAAGTGGCTGCTCTTCTGGTGGCGCTGGCTGTGATTGGTCATAAAGCCAGGGATGGGCGTGGGGGAATTGCTGTGCCGTCACCTCGGCAACCGTCGGCAAGGTTTGTTCCCGCGACGAGTTGGCGGGCTCGGTAG
- a CDS encoding acyl-CoA carboxylase subunit beta: MSEALAVGFDSRLEELREIKEAARRGPDDAATARQHDRGKLTAHERIELLLDPGSFTEIESLRRHRATAFGLEHRKPYSDGVVCGWGTVFGRTVFVYAHDFRIFGGALGEAHAQKIHKVMDLAAAAGAPLVSLNDGAGARIQEGVTALAGYGGIFQRNTRSSGVIPQISVMLGPCAGGAAYSPALTDFVFMVRETSQMFITGPDVVHAVTGEEITQNGLGGADVHASTSGVAAFVYDDEPSCLEDVRYLISLLPSNNNEVPPVEPTADPADRRTDKLLEVVPTDAARAYDMCAVLEEIVDDGEFLQVHAAWATNVVCALARLDGHVVGIVANQPATLAGVLDIEASEKAARFVQTCDAFNIPLVTLVDVPGFLPGVDQEHGGIIRHGAKLLYSYCNATVPRVQVILRKAYGGAYIVMDSRSIGADVSLAWPTNEIAVMGAEGAANVIFRREINAADDPDAVRRQKIKEYKTELMHPYYAAERGLVDDVIEPGRTREMLIRSLAMLRAKHADVPARKHGNPPM; encoded by the coding sequence ATGTCTGAGGCACTGGCGGTCGGATTCGACAGCAGACTCGAGGAACTGCGGGAGATCAAGGAGGCCGCGCGCCGCGGTCCCGATGACGCCGCCACGGCCCGGCAGCACGACCGCGGCAAGCTGACCGCGCACGAGCGCATCGAGCTGCTCCTCGACCCGGGCTCGTTCACCGAGATCGAGTCCTTGCGGCGGCACCGCGCGACCGCCTTCGGTCTCGAACACCGCAAGCCCTACTCGGACGGTGTGGTGTGCGGGTGGGGGACGGTGTTTGGCCGCACGGTTTTCGTGTACGCCCACGATTTCCGCATCTTCGGTGGCGCGCTGGGCGAGGCGCACGCGCAGAAGATCCACAAGGTGATGGATCTCGCCGCGGCGGCCGGTGCTCCGCTGGTGTCGCTCAACGACGGCGCCGGTGCGCGGATTCAGGAGGGCGTGACGGCGCTCGCTGGGTACGGCGGGATTTTCCAGCGCAACACCCGGTCTTCGGGGGTCATCCCGCAGATCTCGGTGATGCTCGGCCCGTGTGCCGGTGGCGCCGCTTATTCGCCCGCGCTGACGGATTTCGTGTTCATGGTGCGGGAAACCTCGCAGATGTTCATCACCGGCCCGGACGTGGTGCACGCGGTGACCGGCGAGGAGATCACCCAGAACGGTCTCGGCGGCGCGGACGTGCACGCCTCGACGTCGGGGGTCGCCGCGTTCGTCTACGACGACGAACCCAGCTGCCTGGAGGACGTGCGGTACCTGATTTCGTTGCTGCCGTCCAACAACAATGAGGTTCCGCCGGTGGAGCCGACGGCCGATCCGGCGGATCGTCGCACGGACAAGCTGCTCGAGGTGGTGCCGACCGACGCGGCCCGCGCGTACGACATGTGCGCGGTGCTCGAGGAAATCGTCGACGACGGCGAGTTCCTGCAGGTGCACGCCGCCTGGGCGACGAACGTGGTGTGCGCGTTGGCGCGGCTCGACGGGCACGTGGTCGGGATCGTGGCGAACCAGCCGGCGACGCTCGCCGGGGTCCTCGACATCGAGGCGAGCGAGAAGGCCGCTCGGTTCGTGCAGACCTGCGACGCGTTCAACATTCCGCTGGTGACGCTGGTCGACGTGCCGGGTTTCCTGCCCGGGGTGGACCAGGAACACGGCGGCATCATCCGGCACGGCGCGAAGCTGCTGTACTCCTACTGCAACGCGACGGTGCCGCGGGTGCAGGTGATCCTGCGGAAGGCCTACGGCGGCGCGTACATCGTGATGGACTCGCGGTCGATCGGCGCGGATGTTTCGCTCGCATGGCCGACTAACGAGATCGCCGTGATGGGCGCGGAGGGCGCGGCGAACGTGATCTTCCGCCGCGAAATCAACGCGGCCGACGACCCGGACGCGGTGCGGCGGCAGAAGATCAAGGAGTACAAGACCGAGCTGATGCACCCGTACTACGCGGCCGAGCGAGGACTGGTCGACGACGTCATCGAGCCCGGCCGGACGCGCGAAATGCTGATCCGGTCGCTGGCGATGCTGCGGGCCAAGCACGCCGACGTTCCGGCGCGCAAGCACGGGAACCCGCCGATGTGA
- a CDS encoding thioesterase II family protein, whose product MTGSAHSDDDSWFRRFHTSPEAKARLVCLPHAGGSAPFYFPVSRALTPDIEVLAVQYPGRQDRRHEPFLTTIDALADRIAALLRGRDDLPLALFGHSMGAMIAFEVTRRLEAAGTAVDTLFVSGRRAPSRHRDENVHTRTDEGVIDELRRLSGTEMDLLGDDDVVRMILPVVRNDYRAVETYRYQPGSPLAAPVVAFTGTADPVASVDEVRSWGDHTAAGFELVPLAGGHFFLTRHQDVILRHLTDRLVDKGRAHV is encoded by the coding sequence ATGACGGGTAGCGCGCATTCCGACGACGACAGCTGGTTTCGCCGCTTCCACACGTCGCCCGAGGCGAAGGCAAGGCTGGTGTGCCTGCCGCACGCCGGAGGTTCGGCTCCGTTCTACTTCCCGGTTTCGCGGGCGCTGACGCCGGACATCGAGGTGCTGGCGGTGCAGTACCCGGGCCGGCAGGACCGGCGGCACGAACCGTTCCTGACCACCATCGACGCGCTGGCTGACCGGATCGCCGCCCTGCTGCGCGGCCGGGACGACCTGCCGCTCGCTCTGTTCGGGCACAGCATGGGCGCGATGATCGCCTTCGAGGTGACGCGCCGGCTCGAGGCCGCGGGCACCGCGGTGGACACGCTCTTCGTCTCTGGCCGTCGGGCGCCGTCGCGGCATCGCGACGAGAACGTGCACACCCGTACCGACGAGGGCGTGATCGACGAACTGCGCCGGTTGAGCGGCACCGAGATGGACTTGCTCGGTGACGACGACGTCGTGCGGATGATCCTTCCCGTGGTGCGCAACGACTACCGCGCCGTGGAGACCTACCGGTACCAGCCGGGCTCGCCGCTGGCGGCTCCCGTGGTCGCGTTCACCGGCACCGCCGACCCGGTCGCGTCGGTCGACGAGGTCCGGTCGTGGGGCGACCACACTGCGGCGGGCTTCGAGCTGGTCCCGCTCGCCGGTGGCCATTTCTTCCTGACCCGCCACCAGGACGTGATTCTGCGGCATCTGACCGATCGGCTTGTCGACAAGGGGCGTGCACATGTCTGA
- a CDS encoding GNAT family N-acetyltransferase, with amino-acid sequence MSTSPLENPAWAALSGPHASFAEQKGQVLRYPVDVSPFLAVPDQPDDRVWDDIADLVGPGASTVVVGRVGTPPPADWTVEAEIAGVQMDGSAAPAVADPEAVRLTEADVPEMLDLVSRTKPGPFLPRTIAFGTYLGIRRDGALVAMAGERMHPPGWTEISAVCTDPAFQGQGLAARLVLAVAAGIRDRGERPFLHAAGTNTGAIRLYEKLGFRLARSMQFGAYRAPSR; translated from the coding sequence ATGAGCACGTCCCCGCTCGAAAACCCCGCTTGGGCCGCGTTGAGCGGCCCGCACGCGTCGTTCGCGGAGCAGAAGGGGCAGGTGCTGCGGTATCCGGTGGACGTCTCTCCGTTCCTCGCCGTGCCGGACCAGCCGGACGACCGCGTGTGGGACGACATCGCCGACCTCGTCGGGCCGGGCGCGTCGACGGTCGTGGTCGGCCGCGTCGGAACGCCGCCGCCCGCGGACTGGACGGTCGAGGCCGAGATCGCCGGCGTGCAGATGGACGGATCCGCCGCCCCGGCAGTCGCCGACCCGGAGGCGGTGCGCCTGACCGAGGCGGACGTGCCGGAGATGCTCGACCTGGTGTCGCGGACGAAGCCCGGCCCGTTCCTGCCCCGGACGATCGCCTTCGGCACTTACCTGGGCATCCGCCGCGACGGCGCGCTGGTGGCGATGGCGGGCGAGCGGATGCACCCGCCGGGCTGGACGGAGATCAGCGCGGTGTGCACGGACCCGGCGTTCCAAGGACAGGGGTTGGCGGCCCGCCTGGTGCTGGCGGTGGCCGCCGGGATCCGGGACCGCGGGGAACGGCCGTTCCTCCACGCCGCCGGGACGAACACCGGCGCGATTCGGTTGTACGAGAAGCTCGGGTTCCGGCTTGCTCGCTCGATGCAGTTCGGCGCTTATCGGGCTCCTTCGCGGTAA
- a CDS encoding VOC family protein, with protein sequence MSTVDRNQPLGTPTWIDLAVPDLDRARRFYGAVLGWTFDGNHCLLRDLPVAGLRQAADPRAGWTVYFATDDCDRTAKAVIAAGGKLLDRPHDDGEHARAAVAEDPTGARFGLWQGRGLPGARLVNEPSTLMRNDLVTPAPQPARDFYCEVFAFTLDGNDDLPGVDFTFLRRPDGHEIGGVLGDPSAKTPAWGTLFLSTDADAAGARAVEHGGEIVEAQDSPYGRMVTVKDPFGAEFVLGS encoded by the coding sequence ATGAGCACCGTCGACCGCAACCAGCCGCTCGGCACCCCGACCTGGATCGACCTCGCCGTACCGGACCTCGATCGCGCGCGACGCTTCTACGGCGCCGTCCTCGGCTGGACTTTCGACGGCAACCACTGCCTGCTACGTGACCTCCCGGTCGCTGGCCTGCGCCAAGCAGCCGACCCTCGAGCAGGCTGGACCGTTTACTTCGCCACCGACGACTGCGACCGCACCGCCAAAGCCGTCATCGCCGCAGGTGGCAAGCTCCTCGATCGACCCCACGACGACGGCGAGCACGCCCGCGCCGCCGTCGCGGAAGACCCGACCGGCGCACGATTCGGGCTCTGGCAAGGCCGCGGACTCCCCGGTGCCCGGCTCGTCAACGAACCCAGCACCCTGATGCGCAACGACCTCGTCACGCCCGCGCCCCAGCCAGCGCGCGATTTCTATTGCGAGGTCTTCGCCTTCACCCTGGACGGCAACGACGACCTGCCCGGCGTCGACTTCACCTTCCTTCGCCGCCCGGACGGCCACGAAATCGGCGGCGTCCTCGGCGATCCGTCCGCCAAAACACCGGCGTGGGGCACCTTGTTCCTCTCCACGGACGCCGACGCAGCCGGGGCCCGGGCGGTCGAGCACGGCGGCGAGATCGTCGAAGCACAGGACAGCCCGTACGGCCGCATGGTGACCGTCAAAGATCCGTTCGGCGCGGAATTCGTCCTCGGCTCCTGA
- a CDS encoding GNAT family N-acetyltransferase, whose product MDLETLPGATLLPATPDDAAELMVLQRCCWVQEALLNNTLEHPALTEDLAEVRESIKTWRSWVVRQGHRLVGAVRARATEDNGWEIGRLMVAPDLAGRGLGRLLLEHAERHAPPETKQFVLFTGASSERNIALYERAGYRRAPMPFEAAGVYQLAVYLVKAA is encoded by the coding sequence GTGGACCTCGAAACCCTCCCCGGCGCGACCCTGCTTCCCGCGACCCCTGACGACGCCGCCGAGCTGATGGTGCTCCAGCGGTGCTGCTGGGTTCAGGAAGCCCTGCTCAACAACACCCTGGAGCATCCCGCGCTGACTGAAGACCTCGCCGAGGTCCGCGAGTCGATCAAGACCTGGCGCAGTTGGGTCGTCCGGCAGGGACACCGGCTGGTCGGAGCGGTCCGCGCCCGCGCCACCGAGGACAACGGCTGGGAGATCGGCCGCTTGATGGTCGCGCCGGATCTCGCCGGACGCGGCCTCGGCCGGCTGCTCCTCGAACACGCCGAGCGGCACGCGCCGCCGGAGACGAAGCAGTTCGTCCTTTTCACCGGCGCGTCCAGCGAGCGCAACATCGCCCTCTACGAACGGGCCGGGTACCGCCGCGCGCCGATGCCGTTCGAAGCGGCCGGCGTCTACCAGCTCGCGGTCTACCTGGTCAAAGCGGCCTGA
- a CDS encoding Lrp/AsnC family transcriptional regulator: MAAALDEVDLKLIAELKKDGRASMRALAERAHISRAGCYTRVERLHREGVITGYAAVTDPRRMGQGLAAYVYLKVTQNSWRTVSAELKHIPEIEHGGLVSGDNDLILFVRTRDADSLRDLVFERLQNMPDVLSTHTVLVFDEL; encoded by the coding sequence ATGGCAGCGGCGCTGGACGAGGTCGACCTGAAACTGATCGCCGAGCTGAAGAAAGACGGCCGCGCTTCGATGCGCGCGCTCGCCGAACGTGCGCATATTTCGCGGGCCGGTTGCTACACGCGCGTGGAGCGGCTGCACCGCGAGGGAGTGATCACCGGGTACGCGGCCGTCACCGATCCGCGCCGGATGGGGCAGGGCCTGGCGGCGTACGTGTACTTGAAAGTCACGCAGAACTCGTGGCGCACGGTGAGCGCGGAACTCAAGCACATCCCGGAAATCGAACACGGCGGCCTGGTGTCCGGGGACAACGACCTGATCCTGTTCGTGCGGACCCGCGACGCGGACAGCCTGCGGGACTTGGTGTTCGAGCGGTTGCAGAACATGCCGGACGTGCTCTCGACGCACACCGTGCTGGTCTTCGACGAGTTGTGA
- the pdhA gene encoding pyruvate dehydrogenase (acetyl-transferring) E1 component subunit alpha — MTTTERTAASYFLPSDEPLGLVTADGTPTPDPALAMPADDVLLRLYRGMVSGRRFDTQATALTKQGRLAVYPSARGQEAAEIGSILALRPQDWLFPTYRDSMAVVARGVDPVEVLTLLRGDWHCGYDPYRANVAPQCTPLATNTLHAVGFAHAARVKGEDTVSLVLVGDGATSEGDTHEALNFAAVWKAPVVFLVQNNGYAISVPLEKQTAAPSLAYKGVGYGMPSVLVDGNDAAAVHAVVEQAVARAAAGEGPTLIEAVTYRMESHTNADDATRYREKAEVEQWLTRDPISRLKQYLTDRGLLDDKAQQEIDARAEEEAAALRERMNVDTELDPADLFRHVYAEPTAALRQQAAELAHENTEDQA, encoded by the coding sequence GTGACCACCACGGAACGCACTGCCGCGTCCTACTTCCTGCCCAGCGACGAGCCGCTCGGCCTCGTGACCGCCGACGGCACGCCGACGCCCGACCCGGCGCTCGCGATGCCCGCGGACGACGTCCTCCTCCGCCTCTACCGCGGCATGGTTTCCGGCCGCCGTTTCGACACCCAGGCCACCGCGCTCACCAAACAGGGCCGGCTCGCGGTGTACCCGTCGGCGCGCGGGCAGGAGGCTGCCGAGATCGGCTCGATCCTCGCGCTTCGCCCGCAGGACTGGCTTTTCCCGACCTACCGCGACTCGATGGCCGTCGTGGCGCGCGGCGTCGATCCGGTCGAGGTGCTCACGCTGCTGCGCGGCGACTGGCACTGCGGCTACGACCCATACCGCGCCAACGTCGCCCCGCAGTGCACGCCGCTCGCCACCAACACGCTGCACGCGGTCGGCTTCGCGCACGCTGCGCGGGTGAAGGGCGAAGACACGGTCTCGCTCGTTCTCGTCGGCGACGGTGCCACCAGTGAAGGCGACACGCATGAAGCGCTGAACTTCGCCGCTGTCTGGAAGGCACCGGTGGTCTTCCTCGTACAGAACAACGGCTATGCCATCAGCGTCCCGCTCGAGAAGCAGACCGCCGCGCCTTCGCTCGCGTACAAGGGTGTCGGATACGGCATGCCGTCCGTACTCGTTGACGGCAACGACGCTGCCGCCGTACACGCTGTCGTCGAGCAGGCAGTTGCGCGCGCTGCAGCCGGCGAAGGACCGACGCTCATCGAAGCGGTCACCTATCGCATGGAGTCGCACACCAACGCCGACGACGCGACGCGCTACCGCGAGAAGGCCGAAGTGGAGCAGTGGCTCACGCGCGACCCGATCAGCCGCCTCAAGCAGTACCTCACCGACCGCGGCCTTCTCGACGACAAGGCGCAGCAAGAGATCGACGCCCGCGCCGAGGAGGAAGCAGCGGCGCTGCGCGAGCGGATGAACGTCGACACCGAGCTGGACCCGGCGGATCTCTTCCGGCACGTCTACGCCGAACCGACCGCCGCGTTGCGGCAGCAGGCCGCCGAACTGGCGCACGAGAACACCGAGGACCAGGCATGA
- a CDS encoding alpha-ketoacid dehydrogenase subunit beta yields the protein MTATLDTTLSLAGALNRALADALAEDERVLIFGEDVGTLGGVFRVTDGLAARFGDTRVFDSPLAESGIVGTAIGMAMNGLRPVIEMQFDAFAYPAFEQITSHLAKLRNRTKGQVELPVVIRVPYGGGIGGVEHHCDSSEVYYTHTAGLRVVTPATPDDAYTLLREAIDSPDPVIFLEPKRRYWEKGTVDPQRRSPGLDKAVIRREGTDVTLISYGGALGTTLEAAEAAAEEGYSAEVIDLRSLAPFDLETVAASVRRTGRAVVVHEASRFCGYGAEVAAQLSEHCFHYLEAPVLRVAGFDIPYPAPNLEQHHLPGVDRILDAIERLQWDDAAPLDGEK from the coding sequence ATGACCGCCACTCTGGACACGACGCTGTCCCTCGCCGGCGCGCTCAACCGCGCCCTCGCCGACGCACTCGCCGAGGACGAGCGCGTGCTCATCTTCGGCGAGGACGTCGGCACGCTCGGCGGCGTCTTCCGCGTCACCGACGGACTCGCCGCGCGCTTCGGCGACACGCGCGTCTTCGACTCCCCGCTCGCCGAATCGGGCATCGTCGGCACCGCGATCGGGATGGCGATGAACGGCCTGCGCCCGGTGATCGAGATGCAGTTCGACGCGTTCGCCTACCCCGCGTTCGAGCAGATCACCAGCCACCTCGCCAAACTCCGCAACCGCACCAAGGGCCAGGTCGAACTGCCCGTGGTGATCCGCGTGCCCTACGGCGGCGGCATCGGCGGCGTCGAGCACCACTGCGACTCGTCCGAGGTCTACTACACGCACACGGCCGGTCTGCGCGTCGTCACCCCGGCCACGCCGGACGACGCGTACACCCTGCTGCGCGAAGCGATCGACAGCCCGGACCCGGTCATTTTCCTCGAGCCCAAGCGCCGGTACTGGGAAAAGGGAACCGTTGACCCGCAACGCCGTTCGCCCGGCCTCGACAAAGCGGTGATTCGCCGCGAAGGCACCGACGTCACCCTCATTTCCTACGGCGGCGCACTCGGCACGACTCTCGAAGCCGCGGAAGCCGCCGCCGAAGAGGGCTACAGCGCCGAGGTAATCGATCTGCGCAGCCTCGCGCCATTCGATCTGGAAACGGTCGCCGCGTCGGTGCGCCGCACCGGTCGCGCGGTCGTGGTGCACGAGGCGAGCCGATTCTGCGGTTACGGCGCCGAGGTCGCCGCGCAGCTGTCCGAGCATTGTTTCCATTACCTGGAAGCGCCGGTCCTGCGGGTCGCCGGCTTCGACATTCCTTATCCCGCACCGAATCTGGAACAGCACCACCTGCCGGGCGTCGACCGGATCCTGGACGCGATCGAACGCCTCCAGTGGGACGACGCGGCACCGCTCGACGGGGAGAAGTGA
- a CDS encoding dihydrolipoamide acetyltransferase family protein: MAVFKLPDLGEGLTEAEIVAWHVAVGDTVTVDQTVVEVETAKASVEVPVPFAGRVATLHGAPGEVLTVGSPLITVDSAADFTEPGVVTPEGSGNVLIGYGTSQTRTRRARRPRGTKAPASAPAAAAAPKSTSDRVRVVSPLVRRLARESGVDLHALTGTGTDGIVSRADVERAIAATETPVTPATTPDEQRIPLRGLRKTVADKLARSRREIPEATVWVDVDATELLRLRTALNSDPHAPKISLLALIGRFAVAGLRRFPELNAHLEGDEIVIPSAVHLGFAAQTDRGLVVPVVQNAHQHPLEDLSAALADRTEQARAGRLAPADLTGGTFTVNNYGVFGVDGSAAIINYPEVAILGVGRIIDRPWIVDGQVTARKITELTLAFDHRVCDGGTAGGFLRFVADCIENPVRLLRTL, encoded by the coding sequence ATGGCCGTCTTCAAGCTGCCGGACCTCGGCGAAGGCCTGACCGAGGCGGAGATCGTCGCGTGGCACGTCGCGGTCGGCGACACCGTCACCGTGGACCAGACCGTCGTGGAAGTCGAAACCGCGAAGGCGAGCGTCGAGGTCCCGGTGCCGTTCGCGGGCCGAGTCGCGACCTTGCACGGCGCGCCCGGCGAGGTACTGACCGTCGGCAGCCCATTGATCACTGTGGACAGTGCCGCGGACTTCACCGAACCCGGCGTTGTCACTCCGGAAGGCAGCGGCAACGTCCTGATCGGTTACGGCACCAGCCAAACCCGCACCCGGCGGGCAAGGCGTCCGCGCGGCACTAAGGCACCTGCATCGGCACCGGCCGCCGCGGCAGCACCAAAGTCCACTTCGGACCGCGTCCGCGTGGTATCCCCACTGGTCCGCCGCCTCGCCCGCGAGTCCGGAGTGGACCTTCACGCACTCACCGGAACCGGCACCGACGGCATCGTGAGCCGCGCCGACGTAGAGCGCGCGATCGCCGCCACCGAGACCCCAGTGACCCCGGCGACAACGCCGGACGAGCAACGAATCCCTTTACGCGGACTACGGAAAACCGTCGCTGACAAACTCGCCCGCTCCCGCCGCGAGATCCCCGAGGCGACCGTCTGGGTGGATGTCGACGCGACCGAACTGCTGCGGCTGCGCACCGCGCTCAACAGCGATCCGCACGCACCGAAGATCAGCCTGCTCGCGCTCATCGGCCGGTTCGCCGTCGCGGGCCTGCGCCGGTTCCCCGAGCTGAACGCGCACCTGGAAGGCGACGAGATCGTCATCCCGTCCGCCGTGCACCTCGGCTTCGCCGCGCAGACTGATCGCGGCCTGGTCGTCCCGGTGGTCCAGAACGCGCACCAGCACCCCCTCGAAGACCTCTCCGCCGCGCTCGCCGACCGCACCGAGCAGGCCCGCGCCGGACGTCTCGCACCGGCCGATCTCACCGGCGGCACGTTCACCGTGAACAACTACGGCGTGTTCGGAGTGGACGGTTCGGCCGCCATCATCAACTACCCCGAGGTGGCGATCCTCGGCGTCGGCCGGATCATCGACCGGCCGTGGATCGTGGACGGCCAGGTCACCGCCCGCAAGATCACCGAGCTGACGCTGGCGTTCGACCACCGCGTCTGCGACGGCGGCACCGCGGGCGGGTTCCTCCGTTTCGTCGCCGACTGCATCGAAAACCCCGTACGGCTGCTTCGCACACTCTGA
- a CDS encoding glycosyltransferase family 2 protein yields the protein MTQPWWFVLLLCWWPVHNLVLAAFAWRAPRPAAERSSRPLLFWIVIPALNEERVIANTVRNALRLGTPETPVRVLVIDDGSDDATPEIVAGIADDRLHVLRRDLPQARQGKGEALNAGYRYIDAIAEREGTVSQTVVGIIDGDGRGSAGLLAEVAAMLRSRGVGAVQCRVRIHNRHRLLALLQDLEFGAIADASQSLRDVLGSVGMGGNGQFTRLSVLRKFAPAPWSDCLVEDLELGLRLHLAGVRIRYTQRAWVTQQGLEDTRRLLRQRTRWAQGNLQCSRHLRSLATSRFIAGTGLFDFLVYLVVPWLTVPLSLLAAALLVIVPVALLTGNSFGGLVAETGNLSQAVAWWLAALLLPGIMWAIVYFVRLRDEPLRRALLAGLCYPAFLLLGVLATWRAVFRIVLKRNVWAKTERLAELPA from the coding sequence ATGACGCAGCCGTGGTGGTTCGTGCTGCTGCTGTGCTGGTGGCCGGTGCACAACCTGGTGCTGGCGGCCTTCGCCTGGCGCGCGCCTCGGCCCGCGGCAGAACGATCGTCGCGCCCGTTGCTGTTCTGGATTGTCATTCCGGCGCTGAACGAAGAACGCGTTATCGCCAACACGGTGCGGAACGCATTACGGCTGGGCACTCCGGAAACGCCGGTGCGAGTGCTGGTCATCGATGACGGATCCGATGACGCCACGCCGGAAATCGTCGCGGGCATTGCCGATGATCGCCTGCATGTTTTGCGGCGTGACTTGCCGCAGGCGCGGCAGGGCAAGGGCGAAGCGCTGAACGCGGGTTATCGCTACATCGACGCCATTGCCGAGCGAGAGGGCACGGTGTCGCAGACCGTCGTGGGCATCATTGACGGTGACGGGCGCGGTAGTGCGGGGCTGCTTGCGGAAGTGGCGGCGATGCTGCGCAGCCGGGGCGTCGGTGCGGTGCAGTGTCGCGTTAGGATCCACAATAGACACCGGTTGCTGGCCTTGTTGCAGGACTTGGAGTTTGGCGCGATCGCGGATGCTTCGCAGTCGTTGCGCGATGTGCTCGGCAGCGTCGGGATGGGCGGAAACGGGCAGTTCACGCGACTGTCGGTGCTACGGAAGTTCGCGCCGGCTCCGTGGAGCGACTGTCTGGTCGAGGATCTTGAATTGGGCCTGCGGTTGCACTTGGCCGGGGTGCGGATCCGGTACACGCAGCGGGCTTGGGTGACCCAGCAGGGGCTGGAGGACACGCGGCGTCTGCTGCGGCAGCGGACCCGCTGGGCGCAGGGAAATCTCCAGTGCTCCCGGCATTTGCGCAGTCTCGCGACCTCGCGCTTCATTGCCGGTACCGGGTTGTTCGATTTCCTGGTCTATCTCGTCGTGCCGTGGCTGACGGTTCCGCTGTCGTTGCTGGCCGCGGCGCTGCTGGTGATTGTGCCGGTAGCGTTGCTGACCGGGAACTCGTTCGGCGGTCTGGTCGCGGAGACCGGGAACCTGTCGCAGGCGGTGGCGTGGTGGCTCGCCGCGTTGCTGCTGCCTGGAATCATGTGGGCGATCGTCTACTTTGTCCGGCTGCGCGACGAACCCTTGCGCCGGGCGTTGCTGGCCGGACTGTGTTACCCGGCGTTCCTGCTGCTCGGCGTGCTGGCGACGTGGCGGGCAGTGTTCCGGATCGTGTTGAAGCGGAACGTGTGGGCGAAAACGGAAAGGCTGGCCGAGTTGCCAGCCTGA